One Streptosporangium becharense genomic window, ACCATCGGGCGTTGCGGGCGTACGCGCCCGTGGTGTACGGCCTCACCCTGGTCGGCCTGCTCCTGGTGATCACGCCGCTCGGTACGACGGTGAACGGCGCCCACTCGTGGATCATGCTGGGCGGCGGCTTCGGCCTCCAGCCGTCGGAGTTCGCCAAGGTCGGCCTGGTGCTGATGCTCGCGATGCTGCTGGCCAAGCCCGCCGAGGGCACCGACCGGCCGCGCGGTGCCGACGTCGGGATCGCGCTGGTGATATCCGCCGTCACCATGGGGCTGGTGATGCTCCAGCCCGACCTGGGCACCACGATGGTCATCGGAGTGATCACGGCCGGGGCGATCGTCATCGCCGGGGTCCGCAAACGCTGGATCGCCGGCCTCTTCCTCGCCGTGGTCGGCGGCGCGGTGACGGTGTGGTTCATGGACGTGCTGGAGCCGTACCAGATCGCCCGGTTCACCGCCTTCCTGAACCCGGCGAGCGACCCGCGCGGCGTCGGTTACAACAGCACCCAGTCGCTGATCGCGATCGGGTCGGGACAGGTGTTCGGCAAGGGACTGTTCGAGGGCGGCCAGACCACCGGCCGGTTCGTGCCCGAACAGCACACCGACTTCATCTTCACGGTCGTGGGGGAGGAGTTCGGTTTCCTGGGCTCGGTCACCGTGGTGGCCCTGCTCGGCACGGTCCTGGTGCGGGGGGTGCGGATCGCCCGTGAGTGCGGTGACCGGTTCGGCACGCTGGTGGCCGGGGTCATCGTGTGCTGGCTGGCCTTCCAGACGTTCGTCAACATCGGGATGACGATCGGGATCATGCCGATCACCGGCCTTCCGCTGCCGTTCGTCTCCTACGGGGGCACGGCCACGTTCGCCCACATGATCGCCATTGGACTGCTGCAGGCCGTCCACATGCGCGAAGAGCACTTCTGAGCGGCGGTGTGGGACGCGGGTGGCGACATGAGAGCGGTCCGCATGTCACGGGCCCGGATTCTCACTGGCGTCGTGCCCGCGGAGCGAACACTCTGGGAACGAAGCCGGAACTCGCGATGACGGAGGAACCGTGATCTCTGAGCTCGCCGAGAGGCAACGCGCGCTCGAACTGCTGCGGACCGCGTTCCCCGACTACCGGATCGTGTTCAGCAAGGGCCGGTGGGCGGCGGTGTCGGCGGGCAGCCCACCGGTGGTGTGGTTCGCCAAGACGCCGAGCAGCCTGTGCGGGCAGCTCTTCCAAGCGCAGCTCCGCAACGGCGGAACGGTGGTGCCCTTCGGCGGTGGCCGTTCATGAGGCCGTCCCGCTTCGGGCCCGGCGGCGGGTTCTCACCTCCCCCCGCCCCGGGGTGGCGCACTAACGTGACGGGGTCCCCGGCCACCGGCGTTCCGGAGAGCAGATGACCCAGATCTCACGCGGGGGAGACCGCGCGACGCTCGCCTGTGCGACGATCATCCGCAACCGCACTCTGGCCGCCCTCCCGGGCCCGCCGTCCGTGGCTGTCATCCAGCAGATGGTGGACGAGATCCACGCCTGCTGCCCCCGGCAGACCCGCTTCAAGTGCTACCGGCTCGCGCACGGGTGGACGGTGGAGGAGGCCATCGAGCGCTTCCACGCCATGTGCGATCGCGAGGGCGTCAGGCGGCGCGGCCTGAGCGAGCGCTCCTGGCGGGAGTGGGAGGCGGGAGCGCGGCCCGACCGCGACTACACGGACCTGCTGTGCCGGCTCTTCCAGACCGGTCCGGTGCAGCTCGGTTTCGCCAACGACTACACCCCCGAGGAGCTGCGTGTGGTGCCGTCCGCGCCTCCCGCCCTTGACCTGATCATGGTCGCGGCCGACGAGGCGGGCGCGCACGCCGAGCAGGCGGAGGCCAGCGAGCTGGGCACGGGTGCGCTGGAGCGGCTGCGCACCCAGGTGATCTGGGTCGGCCGGCGCTATGTCTCCGAGGCGCCGCTGCCGTTGTTCGTGGAGATGCGCGAGCTGCAGGAACGCACCCGCAGGGCACTGGACAAGCGTGTCCACCCCGGTCAGGCGCGGGAGCTGTACTTCCTCAGCGGAGCCCTGTGCGGGCTGATGGCCAATGTCAGCATGGACATGGACCGCCGTGTCCCCGCCGACACGCTCGCGCGGGCCGCGTGGACGTACGGCAAGATCGCCGGGCACCCGGCGCTGATGGGGTGGGCACGCGGCATGCAGGCGTCGGTGGCGCTGTGGGACCGCCGCCACGGTGACGCGGCGCGTTACGCCGAGGAGGGCCTGACCTGCGTGCGCGAGGGGTCGGGCGCCACCCGCCTGCACATGCTCAGGGCACGTTCGTACGCGCTGCTCGGGCGGCACAGGGAGGCGTCCGAGGCGCTGCTGTGGGCGGCCGACGCGCGCTCGGCCGCGACCGACGAGCTGCACGACGAGATCGCCGGGGAGTTCGCGTTCCGTCCCGCCAAGGAGCGCTACTACGCGGCGGTCACCCACCTGCACCTGGGTGACTCCGCGTCGGCCATCGAGGCGGCGCGTGAGTCGCTCGGCCTGTACACCTCGGGGGAGCCGGAGAACCGTTCCTACGGGTGCGAGTCGATGGCCAGTGCCCACCTGACGATCGCCCACCTGATGGAGGGCGACACCTCGGGCGCCGAGGAGGCGGTGGCGCCGATCCTCGCGCTCCCGCCCGACCGGCGGATCAGCAGCCTGGGAACGACCCTCGGCACGGGTCGTGCCCTGCTCGCCGGCCGGCCGGGGGCCGAGCAGATGGCGCGGCGGATCGAGAGTTTCTGCGCGGTGGGCCTGCCACAGCAGGCCCGGCACGCGATTTCCGATGTCTCGGACAGGAGTGAACGATGACGGCTTCCGTCGTGAAAAGGAGCGGACGATGACGATCGCGGCCGAGGCGGAGGGTTCGCTTCTCGTCCGGGCGGGTGCGGCGCTCGGTGACGCGTGCCGGCGGGCCGGTCTCGACGCCACCGGTGCCACGCTGCTGCGCAGCTTCGCCAACACCGTCTACCACCTGCCGGCCGAACGGGCGGTGGTGCGGCTGGCGGAGGCGACCACCCCCGGCAGGTACGACCGCCTGGTGATCTCGGTCCGCGTCACCCAGTGGCTGGCGGAGCAGGGTTTTCCCGCGATCCGGCCGCTGCCCGTCAAGCAGCCGGTCGCCGCGGAGGGGTTCCTGGCGACGTTCTGGCGGCACGAGGAGCACATCGGGCCGCCGCCGGACCCGGCGCAGCTCGGGCCGCTGCTGCGCAGGCTGCACGACCTGCCGCCGGTGCCGTTCGAGCTGCCCACCCACGACCCGTTCGGCACGGTGCGACGGGCGATCGACGCGAGCGTCGTGCTGGACGGCGATGACCGCGCCTGGCTGCTCGGCCGCTGCGAGGCGCTGGCCGAGACGTACTACGAGCGGCTGGAGTTCGCCCTGCCGTACGGGCTCATCCACGGCGACGCCCACCGCGGCAACATGATCCGCACCCTCGGCGGCTTCGTGCTGTGCGACTGGGACGGGGTCTGCGCCGGGCCGAGGGAGATCGACCTGATTCCGACACTGCAGGGGGTCAGGTTCGGGCTCACCGAGCGCCAGCGGGCCAACTTCGTCGAGGCGTACGGCTACGACGCCACGGCGTGGGCGGGCTACCCGGTGCTGCGCGACATGCGTGAGCTGCAGACGCTCACCACCGTGCTGCGCAACGCGCACCGCGACCGCGCGGCCCGCGAGGAGCTGCGGCACCGGCTCGACTCGCTGCGAGCGGGCGACGACCGACTGTGGCACCCGTTCTAGCCGGATATTCTTGACAGCATGTCTGTCGAGTCGCTGTTTCCCCGTCTGGAAGCGCTCCTGCCCAAGGTGCAGAAGCCGATCCAGTATGTCGGGGGTGAGCTCAACTCGACCGTCAAGGACTGGGACGAGGCCACGGTCCGCTGGGCGCTGATGTATCCGGACGCCTACGAGGTGGGCCTGCCCAACCAGGGCGTCCAGATTCTCTACGAGATCCTCAACGAGCTGCCCGAGACGCTGGCCGAACGGACCTACGCGGTCTGGCCGGATCTGGAGGCGCTCATGCGGTCCGAGGGCGTGCCCCAGTTCACGGTCGACGCGCATCGCCCCGTGCGGGCGTTCGAC contains:
- the rodA gene encoding rod shape-determining protein RodA — its product is MSRVAAVPPKTSSAGRAVTVLSAVGRMDGVMLVAVAALAVIGTLLVWSSTRTWAAGSTGLVKKHILLLMIGSMLGGVVAMVNHRALRAYAPVVYGLTLVGLLLVITPLGTTVNGAHSWIMLGGGFGLQPSEFAKVGLVLMLAMLLAKPAEGTDRPRGADVGIALVISAVTMGLVMLQPDLGTTMVIGVITAGAIVIAGVRKRWIAGLFLAVVGGAVTVWFMDVLEPYQIARFTAFLNPASDPRGVGYNSTQSLIAIGSGQVFGKGLFEGGQTTGRFVPEQHTDFIFTVVGEEFGFLGSVTVVALLGTVLVRGVRIARECGDRFGTLVAGVIVCWLAFQTFVNIGMTIGIMPITGLPLPFVSYGGTATFAHMIAIGLLQAVHMREEHF
- a CDS encoding phosphotransferase enzyme family protein; the protein is MTIAAEAEGSLLVRAGAALGDACRRAGLDATGATLLRSFANTVYHLPAERAVVRLAEATTPGRYDRLVISVRVTQWLAEQGFPAIRPLPVKQPVAAEGFLATFWRHEEHIGPPPDPAQLGPLLRRLHDLPPVPFELPTHDPFGTVRRAIDASVVLDGDDRAWLLGRCEALAETYYERLEFALPYGLIHGDAHRGNMIRTLGGFVLCDWDGVCAGPREIDLIPTLQGVRFGLTERQRANFVEAYGYDATAWAGYPVLRDMRELQTLTTVLRNAHRDRAAREELRHRLDSLRAGDDRLWHPF